The following coding sequences lie in one Trichoderma breve strain T069 chromosome 1, whole genome shotgun sequence genomic window:
- a CDS encoding FAD dependent oxidoreductase domain-containing protein has protein sequence MLARRAARLIRLSSQTRHVQALNFSSTASVQADFTHAVIGGGVVGLAIARQLSLQPGTSTVLIERHSAVGTETSSRNSEVIHAGIYYGKDTLKAKLCLRGKDLLYELCDKHGVAYSRTGKWLVAQNDAQREALERIHALCTDEIGVPVRWVSDKEVRERGEGVLAKAGALESPTTGIVDSHGLMLCLQGLFEDAGGIVALSSPVVGVRPLSQGGSSPPGNAGWEIDVSDGPGGDVSTMTAETLINAAGLGSVAVHNMIVPPSQRKQLFYAKGNYFSYSASRPKISRLIYPAPEPGASGLGTHLTIDLAGRIRFGPDVEWVDDPNDLTANASRLQQAVAEIQKYLPEVDASALVADYAGMRPKLAAKGAASATDKGFEDFIVRKEQGYEGWVNLLGIESPGLTSSLAIAEMVHRLLHGQAST, from the exons ATGCTGGCAAGGAGGGCAGCAAGATTGATTCGTCTGTCCAGCCAGACTCGGCACGTCCAGGCTTTAAATTTCAGCTCTACGGCGAGTGTCCAAGCTGATTTCACTCATGCG gtcatcggcggcggcgtcgtcgGTCTCGCCATTGCCCGCCAGCTGTCCCTCCAGCCCGGCACATCCACCGTGCTCATAGAGCGGCACTCCGCTGTCGGCACAGAGACCAGCTCGCGCAACAGCGAGGTCATCCACGCTGGCATCTATTACGGCAAGGATACCCTCAAGGCGAAGCTCTGCCTCCGAGGCAAGGACCTGCTGTACGAGCTCTGCGACAAGCACGGCGTCGCCTATAGTAGGACGGGCAAGTGGCTCGTTGCCCAGAACGACGCGCAGAGGGAGGCCCTGGAGAGGATCCACGCTCTTTGTACTGATGAGATTGGCGTTCCGGTGAGATGGGTGTCTGACAAGGAGGTCCGTGAGCGCGGCGAGGGTGTCTTGGCCAAGGCTGGTGCCCTGGAGAGCCCGACGACGGGCATCGTCGACTCTCACGGCCTGATGCTCTGCTTGCAAGGCCTCTTCGAGGACGCCGGCGGCATTGTCGCCCTGAGCTCTCCCGTTGTAGGCGTCCGCCCGCTCTCTCAGGGAGGATCCTCGCCCCCGGGCAACGCAGGCTGGGAAATCGACGTCTCGGACGGCCCCGGCGGCGACGTGTCCACCATGACGGCCGAGACACTCATCAACGCCGCCGGCCTCGGCTCCGTCGCCGTCCACAACATGATTGTGCCCCCCTCGCAGCGCAAGCAGCTCTTCTACGCAAAGGGCAACTACTTCTCCTACTCGGCCTCCCGCCCCAAAATCTCCCGCCTCATATACCCGGCTCCCGAGCCCGGCGCCAGCGGACTCGGCACGCATCTCACCATCGACCTCGCCGGACGGATCCGCTTCGGCCCGGACGTCGAGTGGGTGGACGATCCGAATGACCTCACTGCCAACGCCTCACGGCTGCAGCAGGCCGTTGCCGAAATCCAAAAGTATCTCCCGGAAGTAGATGCCAGCGCCCTGGTGGCCGACTACGCAGGTATGCGGCCCAAGCTGGCGGCAAAGGGCGCGGCGTCGGCAACGGACAAGGGCTTCGAGGACTTCATCGTCAGAAAGGAACAAGGCTACGAAGGCTGGGTTAATCTGCTGGGCATCGAAAGCCCTGGGTTGACAAGCAGCCTTGCCATAGCAGAAATGGTACATAGGCTTCTACATGGCCAAGCGAGCACATAG